The following coding sequences are from one Acipenser ruthenus chromosome 7, fAciRut3.2 maternal haplotype, whole genome shotgun sequence window:
- the LOC117415106 gene encoding ankyrin repeat and SOCS box protein 13-like yields the protein MARPTARLRNTGDFGFWVDRNALYEAASHGHVLELKQLIENGACVNVVTADSITPLHGASLKGQTECVKLLLAAGAQVDARDIDGSTPLCDACASGSIECINVLLEHGAQINPPLYTASPLHEACMRGNSECVRLLISQGALLEAHDCHFGTPLHAACAGNYIKCVKLLLNAGANVNAAKLHETALHHAAKVNNVDLIEMLVEFGGNVYARDTRGKKPIDYTRAGSPPSLCLHFYETTPLSLQQQCRVFLRKALGTRALEVVSKLHIPPGIINYLSYQ from the exons ATGGCAAGACCGACTGCTAGATTGCGCAATACAGGAGACTTTG GGTTTTGGGTCGATCGGAATGCTTTGTATGAAGCAGCCAGCCATGGCCATGTTCTTGAACTAAAACAGCTAATTGAAAATGGAGCATGCGTGAATGTAGTTACTGCAGATTCAATAACCCCACTTCATGGGGCAAGCCTTAAAGGTCAGACAGAGTGTGTGAAATTACTGCTGGCTGCAGGAGCCCAG GTAGATGCAAGAGATATTGACGGTAGCACTCCTCTGTGTGATGCCTGCGCTTCTGGAAGCATAGAGTGTATCAATGTACTCTTAGAACATGGAGCACAAATAAACCCTCCCCTGTACACAGCATCACCCCTGCACGAGGCATGCATGAGAG gtaATTCAGAGTGTGTGAGGCTTTTAATATCACAGGGGGCTCTGCTAGAGGCCCATGACTGCCACTTTGGGACTCCACTACATGCAGCATGTGCTGGAAATTATATCAAATGTGTGAAATTGTTACTAAATGCAG GTGCAAATGTGAACGCAGCAAAGCTACACGAGACGGCCCTTCATCATGCAGCCAAAGTAAATAATGTGGACTTGATAGAAATGCTGGTTGAATTTGGAGGGAACGTCTATGCCAGAGATACCCGTGGTAAAAAGCCAATTGACTACACCCGAGCTGGCTCTCCTCCATCACTGTGCCTGCACTTCTATGAAA CAACGCCTCTGAGTTTGCAGCAGCAGTGCAGGGTCTTTCTGAGGAAAGCCCTGGGGACCAGAGCATTGGAAGTAGTGTCGAAGTTACACATCCCTCCTGGAATCATCAACTACCTCTCGTATCAATGA